The genome window TGAGCGTGCTGGACTCCATCGGCGCCTCCCTGCGCCTAACCGAGGGCGCTGAAACCCTGTTCGCCGAGCTCAAGCGCTTGGGCTACAAGACCGCCATCCTGTCGGGCGGCTTCACCTATTTCGCCAAGCAATTGCAGGCCAAATTGGGCATCGACTATGTGTTCGCCAATGAGCTGGAAGTGGTGGATGGCAAGGTAACCGGCGTGGCGGTGGAGCCGATTGTCGACGCCCAGCGCAAAGCCGATCTGCTGAAGGAACTGGCCCACAAGGAAGGGTTGCGTCTGGAGCAGACCATTGCGGTCGGCGACGGTGCGAATGACTTGCCGATGTTGGCAATCGCTGGGTTGGGCGTGGCGTTCCGGGCCAAGCCGTTGGTGAAGCAGTCGGCCAAGCAGGCGATTTCGACATTGGGGCTGGACGGGGTGTTGTATCTGCTGGGCTTTCGCGACCGCGACGGTCAGCTGTAACTGAATAAACGCAGTTCAAAAATGTGGGAGGGGGCTTGCCCCCGATTGCGGTGGATCAGTCAACAAATCTCTGACTGGACTGCCGCTATCGGGGGCAAGCCCCCTCCCACATTTGATCTCGGTTGCCTTCACATCAGGCTTTCGGCAGGGCGATGCCTTGGCCCATCTGTACCGGAGTACCAGCGGCCAGTTCTTCGGCCCACTTCACCTGATCCGGCCCGAACAGCACAATCGCTGTCGAACCCAGCTTGAAGCGACCCAACTCTGCACCTTTTTCCAGGTGGATCGGCGCCCGAGCTGCCTCGTCGTAGCGGAAGGTTTTCAGCTCACGCTTCGGCGGTGTCACCAGCCCGGCCCATACGGTTTCAATCGACGCCACAATCATCGCACCCACCAATACCACGGCCATCGGGCCGCGTTCGGTGTCGAAGATGCAGGCAACGCGCTCGTTACGTGCAAACAACTCGGGTACGTTTTCAGCGGTGGTCTGGTTGACCGAAAAGATGCGTCCAGGAATGTAGACCATCTCGCGCAGCGTGCCGGCCAACGGCATGTGCACGCGGTGGTAGTCCTTCGGCGAGAGGTAGATGGTGGCGAAATCACCGCCCATGAACGGCGCCGCTACGGCCGCATCGCCACCCAGCAGTTCCAGCACGCTGAAGCT of Pseudomonas azotoformans contains these proteins:
- the asd gene encoding archaetidylserine decarboxylase (Phosphatidylserine decarboxylase is synthesized as a single chain precursor. Generation of the pyruvoyl active site from a Ser is coupled to cleavage of a Gly-Ser bond between the larger (beta) and smaller (alpha chains). It is an integral membrane protein.) — its product is MKKQLFILSQYLLPHHLLSRLAGCIAECRVRWFKNAFTSWFAKRYQVDMSQALVEDVTAYEHFNAFFTRALKDGARPLDQTPGAVLSPADGAVSQLGPIEHGRVFQAKGHSFSVLELLGGDAAVAAPFMGGDFATIYLSPKDYHRVHMPLAGTLREMVYIPGRIFSVNQTTAENVPELFARNERVACIFDTERGPMAVVLVGAMIVASIETVWAGLVTPPKRELKTFRYDEAARAPIHLEKGAELGRFKLGSTAIVLFGPDQVKWAEELAAGTPVQMGQGIALPKA